The following proteins are co-located in the Halocatena salina genome:
- a CDS encoding ABC transporter ATP-binding protein codes for MGNESINVSRADSRSEGDPIITVRETNVRYEMDQGASHVLKDIDLDIHRGEILGIVGESGSGKSMFADSLLDAVVEPGLLSGEITYYPEDGMPIDVLGLQPWELREFRWETVSMVFQGAMSAFNPTMSIKEHFEETLDAHGWDRDDGLQRAEQLFADLHLDPYRMLGSFPHELSGGQKQRALIALSLILEPEVLVMDEPTAALDLLMQRSILNLLYDIRDKYNLTMVFISHDLPIVSGFADRLAVMYAFEFVEVGQANDILGNASHPYTRALLKSTPNLQTPLKEMRQIDGESPDPINHPSGCSYHPRCPLGDERCTADDPPFYDVDDGHEVRCHYWEHADETIPLSFGGDRR; via the coding sequence ATGGGAAACGAATCGATTAACGTCTCACGAGCTGATTCTCGATCGGAGGGAGATCCGATTATTACGGTTCGGGAGACGAACGTCAGATACGAGATGGACCAGGGTGCATCTCACGTTCTCAAAGACATCGACCTCGACATTCACCGGGGGGAGATCCTCGGAATCGTTGGTGAAAGCGGAAGCGGCAAATCGATGTTCGCGGATTCACTTTTAGACGCCGTCGTCGAACCCGGACTCCTGAGCGGGGAGATCACGTATTATCCCGAAGACGGGATGCCGATCGACGTTCTCGGGCTTCAGCCGTGGGAGCTCCGCGAGTTTCGCTGGGAAACGGTTTCGATGGTGTTCCAGGGGGCAATGAGCGCGTTCAACCCGACGATGAGCATCAAAGAACATTTCGAGGAGACGCTCGACGCCCACGGCTGGGACAGAGACGACGGTCTCCAGCGCGCAGAACAACTGTTCGCCGACCTCCACCTCGATCCATACCGGATGCTCGGGTCGTTTCCTCACGAACTGAGCGGTGGACAGAAACAACGGGCACTCATCGCCCTCAGTTTGATTTTAGAGCCAGAGGTGCTCGTCATGGACGAGCCGACCGCCGCGCTCGATTTGCTCATGCAACGTTCGATCCTCAACCTGCTCTATGACATCAGGGACAAGTACAACCTCACAATGGTGTTCATCAGCCACGATCTACCGATCGTTTCCGGGTTTGCCGACCGGCTGGCGGTCATGTACGCGTTCGAATTCGTTGAGGTCGGGCAGGCGAACGATATCCTCGGAAACGCTTCCCACCCCTATACACGCGCATTGCTCAAATCGACACCCAACCTCCAGACACCGCTCAAGGAAATGCGACAGATCGACGGCGAGAGCCCCGATCCGATCAACCATCCATCAGGCTGTTCGTATCATCCCCGGTGTCCCTTAGGTGACGAACGGTGTACGGCAGACGACCCCCCGTTTTACGATGTCGATGATGGACACGAGGTGCGGTGTCACTACTGGGAGCACGCCGATGAAACGATCCCGCTCTCGTTCGGTGGTGACCGTCGATGA
- a CDS encoding NEW3 domain-containing protein, whose product MEDNSGHDDSTARVNDSSIAGGISRRLLMKGAAALGAGSLVSTSSVSAAEEGQQEESTLAEAPPMGWNSWNTFACDVSAALIKETADAIVESGMKAAGYEYVNIDDCWMTEERDEDGNLQPDPEKFPNGIDAVADYVHDRGLKLGIYESAGTTTCGGYPGSLGHEERDAQAFADWGVDYLKYDNCGDHYGLSAVERYTRMHEALEATDREIVLSICEWGNNDPWLWGHEVGGSLWRTTGDIKPLWTVDEDTWYHGVIDIVDMNEPLAAHAGPDHWNDPDMLEVGVDIDGYPGLTATEDRTHFGLWAMMAAPLIAGNDVRNMSEQTREILTNEAVIAIDQDPAGKQGRRIKNTDGADGTEVWMKPLANGDRAVALLNRGERTRPILTSAREVGFDVESAYIARDLWAGTVTATAGMIGASVPAHGHKLYRVERGQSDDAVPAALLSINTDEPTVVPGEARDLTVTFTNHAPSALETVSVTLDAPDGWESEPATATFHDVAAAPSIEGASGPENDAEVDWMVRPPQGIGSGEYELAVSAEFAGRPVSTTVDLTVDAA is encoded by the coding sequence ATGGAAGATAACAGCGGTCACGATGATAGTACGGCAAGGGTGAACGATAGTTCGATCGCGGGTGGAATTTCCAGGCGATTGTTGATGAAGGGAGCAGCGGCACTCGGAGCTGGTTCCTTGGTATCGACTAGCAGTGTCTCTGCTGCCGAGGAGGGACAGCAAGAGGAGAGCACGCTGGCCGAAGCCCCTCCGATGGGATGGAACAGTTGGAACACGTTCGCCTGTGATGTCAGTGCAGCGTTGATCAAAGAGACGGCCGATGCGATCGTCGAGAGCGGCATGAAAGCAGCAGGATATGAGTACGTCAATATCGATGATTGTTGGATGACCGAGGAACGCGACGAAGACGGCAATCTCCAGCCAGATCCCGAGAAGTTTCCGAATGGAATCGATGCAGTGGCCGACTACGTTCACGATCGAGGATTGAAGCTCGGTATCTACGAATCCGCTGGTACGACAACATGTGGGGGATATCCCGGAAGTCTCGGTCACGAAGAGCGTGACGCCCAAGCGTTCGCTGACTGGGGTGTCGACTACTTGAAGTACGATAACTGCGGCGATCACTACGGGCTGTCGGCGGTCGAACGATACACGCGGATGCACGAGGCACTCGAAGCAACTGACCGGGAGATCGTTCTGAGCATCTGTGAGTGGGGCAACAACGATCCGTGGCTCTGGGGTCACGAAGTGGGTGGTTCGCTCTGGCGGACGACGGGCGATATCAAGCCACTTTGGACCGTCGATGAAGACACGTGGTACCATGGCGTCATCGACATCGTGGATATGAACGAACCGCTGGCAGCCCACGCTGGTCCGGACCACTGGAACGATCCCGACATGCTCGAAGTCGGCGTCGACATTGACGGTTACCCCGGGCTGACTGCGACTGAAGACAGGACACACTTCGGGCTGTGGGCGATGATGGCCGCGCCGTTGATAGCGGGTAACGACGTTCGAAACATGTCCGAACAAACCCGTGAGATCCTCACCAACGAGGCAGTGATTGCGATCGATCAGGATCCGGCTGGCAAACAGGGACGGCGTATCAAGAACACGGATGGAGCCGACGGAACAGAGGTCTGGATGAAGCCGCTTGCGAACGGCGATCGTGCGGTCGCACTGTTGAACCGTGGTGAGCGGACACGTCCGATACTGACCAGCGCCCGCGAGGTCGGTTTCGATGTTGAGTCGGCGTACATCGCGCGTGATCTCTGGGCTGGCACGGTCACCGCGACCGCCGGAATGATCGGTGCGTCGGTCCCTGCTCACGGTCACAAGTTGTATCGCGTCGAACGCGGACAGTCGGACGACGCTGTGCCCGCCGCCCTGCTATCGATCAATACCGATGAACCGACGGTCGTTCCAGGCGAGGCGCGCGATCTGACGGTCACGTTCACCAACCACGCACCGAGCGCACTCGAAACGGTTAGCGTGACGCTCGATGCACCGGACGGGTGGGAATCCGAGCCTGCGACGGCGACGTTCCACGACGTCGCAGCTGCTCCGTCGATCGAGGGGGCGTCCGGTCCCGAAAACGACGCCGAAGTCGACTGGATGGTTCGCCCGCCTCAGGGAATCGGGTCGGGCGAGTACGAGCTTGCTGTCTCTGCGGAGTTTGCCGGACGGCCAGTGTCAACGACGGTCGATCTGACGGTCGACGCCGCTTGA
- a CDS encoding ABC transporter permease subunit — MTNWLVKRLGQAVLTVVVVFHLTFVLVRVMPGNPLDAMMAQMLEQYPGDPATARRVVELHLNIRPDKPLHVQYVDYMSSLLQGDLGYSISQNASVNQILAEAIPWTIFYMSIALVITFVTSICLGAIMAYYEGSKFDTVMTGIAVLETSTPYYVAALLLSFVFAYQLEWFPTGARYPGGVEIGLSPEFVFGALHHAALPIISLIVTGAAASLSMRGNSISVLGADHIRVARLRGLPPSRIALRYVMRNALLPLYTGLLLTVGFMIGGSIILEDIFSYHGMGWYMFEGVNNRDYPLMVGGFMVICITVVIAMIIADITYSRIDPRAQAEGDSTEYGNSTGIPLRAQLKRYVRRLTGRAGTSRLGGNGTTRYEFMDEEAAVNVGRKEALYRKFDRSVYAPMKIVLSDWRGFTGLAIILAFFATGFIGPRFVYSPTTTFETWISPLDGSLAHPLGTTNTGVDILSLMVHGTTPVLIMIVAGAVATVFVGVSVGTVAGFQGGTIDRVLMTICDIVISIPGLPLIIVIAAIIEPRHPAVIGLVLSVAAWGGLGRSIRSEVLKVRGYEYVESSRAMGIGTPPIILKDILPNIWPYILINLANNARNIIFASVALYYLGFLPISSQNWGVVLNNAEEAGALYTLEQVHFIVAPVAFIILLSMGLILFSQSLDRISNPRIRARHAKSVDDESTR; from the coding sequence ATGACAAATTGGCTGGTAAAGAGATTGGGGCAGGCAGTACTGACGGTCGTCGTCGTGTTCCATCTGACGTTCGTCCTGGTCCGGGTGATGCCCGGCAACCCATTGGATGCAATGATGGCACAGATGCTCGAACAGTATCCGGGAGACCCAGCGACTGCACGCCGAGTCGTCGAACTTCATTTGAATATCCGCCCAGACAAGCCGTTGCACGTCCAGTACGTGGATTACATGTCGTCGCTTCTTCAGGGTGATCTCGGTTATTCGATATCACAGAACGCCTCGGTCAATCAGATCCTCGCAGAGGCCATTCCGTGGACTATCTTCTACATGTCCATCGCACTGGTCATCACGTTCGTCACGAGCATCTGTCTCGGTGCGATCATGGCGTACTACGAGGGTTCGAAATTCGATACTGTAATGACCGGCATCGCCGTTCTCGAAACCTCTACTCCCTACTACGTCGCAGCACTCCTCCTATCGTTCGTCTTTGCATACCAACTGGAGTGGTTTCCGACCGGGGCACGCTATCCAGGCGGGGTCGAAATCGGTCTCAGCCCCGAGTTCGTATTCGGAGCGTTACACCACGCAGCATTACCGATAATCTCACTGATCGTTACGGGTGCCGCGGCGTCGCTCAGCATGCGTGGTAATTCAATCAGCGTCCTCGGTGCTGATCACATCCGAGTGGCCCGCTTGCGGGGGCTTCCCCCATCCCGGATCGCGCTTCGATACGTCATGCGCAACGCGCTGTTACCGCTGTACACCGGGTTGTTGTTGACAGTCGGGTTCATGATCGGGGGCTCGATCATTCTTGAGGACATCTTCAGCTACCACGGCATGGGCTGGTACATGTTCGAAGGCGTCAATAATCGTGATTACCCGTTGATGGTGGGCGGGTTCATGGTCATCTGTATCACGGTGGTGATCGCAATGATCATCGCGGACATCACCTACAGTCGGATCGATCCCCGTGCTCAGGCCGAAGGAGACAGTACGGAGTACGGAAACTCGACCGGCATACCGCTTCGAGCACAACTCAAGCGATACGTACGGCGACTCACCGGGCGGGCGGGTACTAGCAGGTTGGGCGGCAACGGAACAACTCGCTATGAGTTCATGGATGAGGAAGCCGCGGTCAACGTCGGTCGAAAGGAAGCACTCTACCGGAAGTTCGACCGGTCAGTGTATGCGCCGATGAAGATCGTTCTCAGCGATTGGCGGGGATTCACTGGACTCGCTATCATTCTTGCTTTCTTCGCCACCGGTTTCATCGGCCCACGATTCGTGTACAGCCCTACGACGACGTTCGAAACGTGGATCTCTCCGCTTGACGGCTCTCTTGCACACCCACTTGGAACGACGAACACGGGGGTAGATATCCTATCGCTGATGGTTCACGGGACGACGCCCGTTTTGATCATGATCGTCGCTGGTGCGGTCGCAACAGTATTCGTGGGCGTCAGCGTCGGCACGGTCGCGGGATTCCAGGGTGGAACCATCGACCGGGTGCTGATGACGATCTGTGACATCGTTATCTCTATTCCCGGCCTGCCCCTCATCATCGTTATCGCAGCGATCATTGAACCGCGACATCCAGCAGTTATCGGTCTCGTCCTCTCGGTCGCTGCCTGGGGCGGACTCGGCCGTTCAATCCGCTCTGAAGTCCTCAAAGTCCGGGGATACGAGTATGTCGAATCGTCTCGTGCGATGGGTATCGGAACACCGCCGATCATTCTTAAAGACATTCTCCCGAACATCTGGCCGTACATCCTGATCAATCTCGCGAACAACGCTCGAAACATCATCTTCGCGTCGGTGGCGCTGTACTACCTCGGATTCCTTCCGATCAGCTCCCAGAACTGGGGCGTAGTTCTCAACAACGCAGAAGAGGCTGGGGCGCTGTATACGCTCGAACAAGTCCACTTCATCGTCGCTCCAGTAGCGTTCATCATTCTTCTTTCAATGGGGCTGATCCTCTTTTCGCAATCGCTCGATCGGATCAGCAACCCGCGGATCAGGGCTCGCCACGCGAAATCTGTCGATGACGAATCGACACGTTAG
- the gfo6 gene encoding D-xylose 1-dehydrogenase Gfo6 — translation MELDEIQAVLESFSHRDWQQADEDAGPIRFAMVGLGWWTRDEALPAVEDSTLCETTVVVSGSTEKTEAVIDEHESVHTGLTYEEFGAGEAADAYDAVYVCTPNARHLEFVDIAADQGKAVLCEKPMEATVERAEEIVDSCRNADVTAMIAYRMHTEPAIRRARELLRAGVIGDPIHAHSDMSQGIIGWGADQWRLDPDRAGYGTSVMDLGIYSVNTTRFVLGRDPIAVQSMMHSDHEFFSAVPDEVAAFTVAFEDDIYATCTASQNAHLNSYLRIVGSEGVIRIEPAFHGESSLDVTSGETTIDVDTDQVNQMEAEFDYFADCFLSDREPYATPEHGLLDMRTLAAIYESNESAETIEI, via the coding sequence GTGGAACTAGATGAGATTCAGGCGGTGCTCGAATCGTTCTCACACCGCGACTGGCAGCAAGCAGATGAAGACGCGGGACCGATCCGATTCGCCATGGTCGGGTTGGGGTGGTGGACCCGTGATGAAGCATTACCCGCTGTCGAGGATTCGACGCTCTGTGAAACGACAGTCGTCGTCAGCGGCTCAACAGAGAAAACCGAAGCGGTCATAGACGAACACGAATCGGTACACACCGGGCTTACGTACGAGGAGTTCGGGGCGGGCGAAGCAGCCGACGCGTACGATGCAGTCTACGTCTGTACCCCGAACGCCCGCCACCTCGAATTCGTCGATATCGCCGCCGATCAAGGCAAGGCGGTCCTCTGTGAGAAACCCATGGAAGCAACCGTCGAGCGCGCAGAGGAGATCGTCGATAGCTGCCGGAATGCAGACGTAACCGCGATGATTGCCTATCGCATGCACACTGAACCGGCGATCAGGCGAGCGCGGGAACTGCTCCGAGCGGGCGTGATCGGTGATCCGATCCACGCCCACAGTGATATGTCCCAGGGGATCATCGGCTGGGGAGCTGATCAGTGGCGACTCGATCCCGACCGTGCTGGCTATGGAACGAGCGTGATGGATCTGGGCATCTACTCGGTCAACACCACGCGATTCGTCCTCGGTCGTGATCCGATCGCGGTACAGTCGATGATGCACAGTGACCACGAGTTCTTCTCGGCAGTCCCCGACGAAGTCGCGGCGTTCACCGTCGCCTTCGAGGACGATATTTATGCTACTTGTACCGCGAGCCAGAACGCCCATCTGAACAGTTATCTTCGGATCGTCGGAAGCGAGGGTGTGATCCGGATCGAACCGGCATTCCACGGCGAGAGCAGCCTTGACGTGACGAGTGGCGAGACGACGATCGACGTTGACACCGATCAGGTCAACCAGATGGAAGCGGAGTTCGACTACTTCGCGGACTGTTTCCTTTCGGATCGGGAGCCGTACGCAACGCCCGAACACGGTCTCCTCGACATGCGGACGCTCGCAGCTATCTACGAGAGTAACGAGAGTGCCGAGACGATCGAGATCTAA
- a CDS encoding ABC transporter ATP-binding protein, with protein sequence MSTDEPLISIKNLKVHFEDSSLVNAMIPAWISDRLGIEEEPTVRAVDDISLDIGENDVIALVGESGCGKTTLGKAAVGLQRPTGGSIEYRGHDIWDVRAGESDADITFEEIRRSLQIIHQDPGAALNPYRSVLDNLAVPLKRWNPHLNHEERRNRILNMLERTGISPPEDYAERYVHQLSGGEQQRVALIRALLVEPDVILADEAVSALDVSLRIGVMDLFLEMQEIFDTSFVFISHDLANARYLAGKSGGKIAVMYLGEIVEVGTAEEITTNPQHPYTKVLQWATPILDPEQAEEAMRESPPVRKIDIPNATEPPSGCRFHTRCLEAREACRRERPDLYEDEETFHRTRCFRQLDDHDYWDSPEYTDEEPSSSADDKQQTHE encoded by the coding sequence ATGAGTACTGACGAACCGTTGATCTCGATAAAGAACCTAAAGGTCCACTTCGAGGATTCATCGCTCGTGAACGCGATGATACCCGCTTGGATCAGTGACCGACTGGGTATCGAGGAGGAACCGACCGTTCGGGCGGTCGACGATATCTCCCTCGATATCGGCGAAAACGATGTCATTGCTCTAGTCGGTGAGAGTGGCTGTGGTAAAACGACCCTCGGAAAGGCAGCCGTCGGATTGCAACGTCCCACGGGCGGCTCAATCGAGTACCGTGGTCACGATATTTGGGACGTGCGAGCTGGCGAGTCGGACGCGGATATCACGTTCGAAGAGATCCGTCGATCTCTCCAGATCATTCATCAAGACCCTGGCGCGGCACTGAACCCGTACCGCTCAGTGCTCGATAATCTCGCGGTTCCGTTGAAACGTTGGAATCCCCATCTCAACCACGAAGAGCGGAGAAATCGGATCCTCAACATGCTCGAACGAACGGGGATAAGCCCCCCAGAGGACTACGCTGAGCGGTACGTTCACCAACTCTCGGGTGGTGAGCAACAACGGGTGGCACTCATCCGCGCGCTGCTGGTCGAACCCGACGTGATCCTCGCAGACGAGGCGGTCAGCGCCCTCGATGTTTCGCTTCGGATCGGCGTGATGGACCTATTCCTCGAAATGCAGGAGATCTTCGACACGTCGTTCGTATTTATCAGTCACGATCTCGCAAACGCAAGGTACCTAGCGGGAAAGTCGGGCGGAAAGATAGCCGTGATGTATCTCGGAGAGATCGTCGAGGTCGGGACCGCCGAGGAGATCACCACGAACCCACAGCATCCGTACACCAAGGTACTACAGTGGGCGACACCGATCCTTGATCCCGAGCAGGCCGAGGAAGCCATGCGCGAGTCACCGCCGGTCAGAAAGATCGACATTCCGAACGCGACGGAGCCGCCATCGGGATGTCGGTTCCATACGCGATGTCTCGAAGCACGTGAAGCCTGTCGCCGGGAACGTCCGGACCTCTATGAGGACGAAGAAACGTTCCACCGAACGAGGTGTTTCCGCCAACTCGACGACCACGACTACTGGGACAGTCCGGAGTACACTGACGAAGAACCTAGTTCTTCGGCAGACGACAAACAGCAGACACACGAGTGA
- a CDS encoding mandelate racemase/muconate lactonizing enzyme family protein codes for MRETDARDVAITDVQTARVESGFHWTFIRITTDVGVTGVGEAVLGPNANAYIEHAKELIIGKNPVDIDARCTDLFDGSCFLGGMNGVGVTAISGIDIALHDLAGKLLGIPAYQLIGGKHRDTVRVYCDSHAGEHLHQTDDDSYSPEAYADAAETVVADGFDALKFDLDGPDRHEQDGRNKHLNARAIEHRREIVETVIDRVGDRADVAFDCHWSWSGDTGRRLASALEPYDVWWLEDAVPPENHEVQTYVTHNTDTTIAAGENLYRVEGARRLIENQGIDIFHPDVPKTGGMLETKRAANMAKAYSIPLALHNVASPLGTMASAHVGAAASNFLALEFHARDIEWWDDLVTESDPLIQDGRITVPDAPGLGVELDHDVLTDHLVDGETMFDDA; via the coding sequence ATGAGAGAGACCGATGCACGTGATGTAGCGATAACAGACGTTCAGACAGCGCGAGTGGAGTCGGGGTTTCACTGGACGTTCATCCGAATCACTACCGATGTCGGCGTCACTGGGGTCGGTGAGGCGGTCCTCGGACCGAACGCCAACGCCTACATCGAACACGCAAAGGAGTTGATCATCGGGAAGAATCCGGTCGATATCGATGCGCGCTGTACGGACCTTTTCGATGGGTCGTGTTTTCTTGGCGGAATGAACGGGGTCGGCGTCACTGCGATCTCCGGGATCGATATCGCGCTCCATGACCTCGCTGGAAAACTCCTCGGCATTCCAGCCTACCAGCTCATCGGCGGGAAACACCGTGATACGGTTCGCGTGTACTGTGACAGCCATGCGGGCGAACACCTCCATCAGACGGACGACGATTCGTATTCCCCAGAAGCGTACGCCGATGCTGCAGAAACAGTCGTTGCTGATGGATTCGACGCGTTAAAGTTCGATCTCGATGGACCGGATCGACACGAACAGGACGGACGAAACAAGCACCTGAACGCACGAGCGATCGAGCACCGTCGAGAGATCGTAGAAACGGTGATCGACCGCGTCGGCGACCGTGCTGATGTTGCGTTCGATTGCCACTGGAGTTGGTCCGGTGACACTGGCCGCCGCCTGGCAAGCGCGCTCGAACCGTACGACGTCTGGTGGCTCGAAGACGCTGTTCCACCCGAGAACCACGAGGTACAGACCTACGTTACGCACAACACGGATACCACTATTGCCGCCGGAGAGAATCTCTATCGGGTCGAAGGTGCCCGTCGGCTGATCGAGAACCAAGGGATCGATATCTTCCATCCGGATGTACCGAAAACCGGTGGGATGCTTGAAACGAAGAGGGCTGCCAACATGGCTAAAGCGTACTCCATTCCGCTGGCACTCCACAACGTGGCCTCACCGCTCGGCACGATGGCTAGCGCCCACGTTGGAGCTGCAGCGTCCAACTTCCTTGCCCTTGAATTTCATGCACGTGATATCGAGTGGTGGGACGATCTGGTCACTGAATCCGATCCCCTCATCCAAGACGGACGCATTACGGTTCCCGATGCTCCCGGACTCGGCGTCGAACTCGACCACGACGTCCTCACGGACCATTTGGTCGACGGCGAAACCATGTTTGACGACGCATAG
- a CDS encoding ABC transporter substrate-binding protein — MVEKYQRSVTISRRRMLELTGIAGIGTIAGCLGGDDDDSDLLNQGLETVDVDYNENYEEEMNEAVPGGEINPYNGEHIFNPYHTSWNPGEVQETSFEYLAIYSTEQGEFIPRIAENWEIDEQTGATRIEISDEYGWSDGSQITSADFVTALKLSAYLDQGIETYVDPNDITTDGEYAFELQPREEYQSIERELWINQWAETLLNVSETHYSQFIERFEDAGDDEVEQIQQDVVSFEPEWDQALFSGPFVFIEANEEYADQIPNPEHPIAQDWEFYLRYGRAKDEAGLRAGEVDWRHNDPTLQDLPEKYDTPPVSYSGQSFALLFGPEDEYISNDPRVRQALSHVVDFKTLVAEVAPDTPADTYSCGIDAGYVEFFVKDSVLEAMTNYIPENRDRATELLEDAGFTQEDGDWYTPDGDHWELNFPVGDWFQQPSEMIYNNLNEFGIGVDYYIEEMPTWQAEVEDGSQYDISVHLNYGMARDYHAHADLQEELFGPTRGAVSERELFGNEVEVPEIGNPDGDMITVNFEETLNALSTAQNDDKVVQHATRLAWAHNHLLPGTMIHPWSEHYWVNAGEWNFDLESDAWLTSNRITHYFLEHGLEPQ; from the coding sequence ATGGTAGAGAAGTACCAACGATCAGTAACCATTTCGCGGCGACGAATGTTAGAACTGACGGGGATAGCGGGGATCGGGACGATTGCAGGCTGTCTTGGCGGTGACGACGATGACAGCGACCTACTCAACCAGGGGCTGGAAACCGTCGACGTGGATTACAACGAGAACTACGAAGAGGAGATGAACGAGGCAGTTCCCGGGGGGGAGATCAATCCGTACAACGGAGAACACATCTTCAACCCCTACCACACGTCGTGGAACCCCGGCGAGGTTCAGGAGACGTCCTTTGAATACCTCGCCATCTACAGCACCGAGCAAGGGGAGTTCATCCCTCGGATCGCAGAGAATTGGGAGATCGACGAGCAGACGGGCGCCACACGCATCGAAATCAGCGACGAGTATGGCTGGTCTGACGGGAGTCAGATAACGTCGGCTGATTTCGTGACTGCCCTCAAACTGTCGGCGTATCTCGATCAGGGGATCGAGACGTACGTCGATCCGAACGACATTACCACCGATGGTGAGTACGCGTTCGAACTCCAGCCTCGTGAGGAGTATCAAAGTATCGAACGAGAGCTGTGGATCAACCAATGGGCCGAGACGTTATTGAACGTCTCGGAGACCCACTACAGCCAGTTTATCGAGCGATTCGAGGACGCTGGGGACGACGAGGTCGAACAGATCCAACAGGATGTCGTTTCGTTCGAACCGGAGTGGGATCAAGCGCTCTTTTCGGGACCGTTCGTCTTCATCGAGGCAAACGAAGAGTACGCCGATCAGATCCCGAACCCCGAACACCCCATTGCCCAAGACTGGGAGTTCTACCTCCGATACGGACGGGCCAAAGACGAGGCAGGGTTACGCGCGGGTGAGGTCGACTGGCGGCACAACGATCCGACCCTACAGGACCTCCCAGAAAAGTATGACACGCCGCCAGTCTCATACTCCGGTCAGTCGTTTGCGTTGCTGTTTGGTCCGGAGGATGAGTACATTAGCAACGACCCCCGCGTCCGACAGGCTCTCTCACACGTCGTCGACTTCAAGACGCTCGTTGCCGAGGTCGCTCCCGACACCCCAGCAGACACGTACTCGTGTGGTATCGACGCTGGCTACGTCGAGTTCTTCGTCAAGGACAGCGTGTTGGAGGCGATGACGAACTACATTCCGGAGAACCGAGACCGTGCGACGGAACTACTCGAAGATGCTGGGTTTACTCAGGAGGATGGGGATTGGTACACGCCCGATGGTGATCACTGGGAGCTGAACTTCCCCGTCGGTGACTGGTTCCAACAGCCGTCCGAGATGATCTACAACAATCTCAATGAGTTCGGCATCGGTGTCGACTACTACATCGAGGAGATGCCGACGTGGCAGGCAGAAGTCGAGGACGGCTCCCAGTACGACATCAGCGTCCACCTCAACTACGGAATGGCCCGTGACTACCACGCCCACGCCGATCTCCAGGAAGAACTGTTCGGCCCGACCAGGGGCGCTGTTTCCGAGCGCGAGCTGTTCGGGAACGAGGTCGAAGTACCCGAGATCGGGAACCCCGATGGCGACATGATCACGGTCAACTTCGAGGAGACCCTCAACGCACTCTCGACCGCTCAGAACGATGACAAAGTTGTCCAGCACGCAACCCGACTTGCGTGGGCCCACAACCACCTCCTCCCTGGGACGATGATCCATCCATGGAGCGAACACTACTGGGTGAATGCTGGCGAGTGGAACTTCGATCTCGAATCGGATGCCTGGTTGACGTCCAACCGCATCACGCATTACTTCCTCGAGCATGGGCTCGAACCACAGTAA